A genomic region of Methanosarcina thermophila TM-1 contains the following coding sequences:
- a CDS encoding radical SAM protein: MGAPKYLKRYFKVQKNEMPALFKVTERVPVEFDPGMQLEELRKIHEKEIEEYRKLRENLEIEAAEALAYKDAAERLTFFTESFLEMPKASPSLLDLKVEIVDRMLEKCHCCGWRCEVNRKTGEKGFCRLTDLSNYASEFLHMGEEPELVPSHTIFFTGCTFACVYCQNWDISTCPDSGTRVEPRKLAKLIDLRRMHGARNVNFVTPTPHTHTVLKTIREVSVNTPVIWNSNMYHSREIAEMLEGVVDVYLGDFKYGNNECARRYSKIKNYLEVVQPNFEFAYKTAEVLLRHLVLPGHLECCTKPIAEWVEKNIPQIRFNLMFQYRPCYRAMEYPDLGRHLTPEEEARAIDIVREAGIEDLLI, translated from the coding sequence ATGGGAGCCCCGAAGTACCTGAAACGTTACTTCAAGGTGCAAAAAAATGAAATGCCTGCCCTCTTCAAGGTAACAGAAAGAGTTCCTGTCGAGTTTGACCCAGGCATGCAGCTTGAAGAACTCAGGAAAATTCATGAGAAGGAAATCGAAGAATACCGAAAACTCAGGGAAAATCTTGAAATCGAAGCCGCAGAAGCTCTTGCTTATAAGGATGCGGCTGAGAGGTTAACGTTTTTTACCGAAAGCTTCCTGGAAATGCCGAAAGCCAGCCCCTCCCTCCTCGACCTTAAAGTTGAAATCGTGGACAGGATGCTGGAGAAATGCCACTGCTGCGGATGGCGCTGTGAGGTTAACAGGAAAACAGGTGAAAAAGGTTTCTGCAGGCTGACAGATCTCTCAAATTATGCCTCCGAGTTCCTGCATATGGGAGAAGAGCCAGAACTTGTGCCCTCTCATACAATATTTTTTACGGGCTGTACCTTCGCCTGCGTATACTGCCAGAACTGGGATATTTCAACCTGCCCTGATTCCGGAACCCGCGTCGAACCCAGGAAACTTGCAAAGTTAATAGACCTGCGGAGAATGCATGGAGCAAGGAATGTAAATTTCGTAACTCCTACCCCGCACACACATACTGTACTGAAAACTATCCGTGAAGTCTCTGTAAACACGCCTGTAATCTGGAACTCAAATATGTACCATTCCCGGGAAATTGCAGAAATGCTCGAAGGGGTTGTGGATGTCTACCTGGGGGATTTCAAGTATGGAAACAATGAATGTGCCCGGAGATACTCAAAGATAAAAAATTATCTTGAAGTCGTACAGCCCAATTTCGAATTTGCCTACAAGACCGCAGAAGTCCTCCTTCGCCACCTGGTTCTCCCCGGTCACCTGGAGTGCTGTACAAAGCCCATTGCAGAATGGGTTGAAAAGAATATCCCGCAAATCAGGTTCAACCTTATGTTTCAATACAGGCCGTGTTACCGGGCTATGGAGTATCCGGATCTAGGACGCCACCTGACCCCGGAAGAAGAAGCCAGGGCAATCGATATTGTAAGAGAAGCAGGAATTGAGGATTTGCTTATTTAA
- a CDS encoding ferredoxin has protein sequence MADKADKVAENVPGPYYCDYSCIACHLCVDTAPENFRMNEDESNAYVYKQPETDEERELCEEALELCPVNAIGNDG, from the coding sequence ATAGCTGATAAAGCAGACAAAGTTGCTGAAAATGTTCCAGGACCTTATTATTGTGACTATAGCTGCATAGCCTGTCATCTATGTGTGGATACCGCACCAGAGAACTTCAGGATGAACGAAGATGAGTCCAACGCTTATGTATATAAGCAACCTGAAACTGATGAAGAAAGAGAACTCTGTGAAGAGGCACTGGAACTTTGCCCTGTTAATGCAATAGGAAATGATGGTTAA
- a CDS encoding SDH family Clp fold serine proteinase produces MAFGSLWRNNLATLENTTISLWDLMTLLFILLFLYAVIYPQSQLKQIRMRRMSKLRAMEKQHGCKILTMIHRREAISVFGLPVYQYIDEEDAEQILRWIRQYQDYPLELILHTPGGQLHASIQIARALRRHPKNTRVIIPHYSMSGGTIIALAANEIVMDKDAVIGPIDPQIGDFMRGTFPAASWIYAAETKKEKADDATLVMSDISRKALKLTRDVAKELLEGKIQPGPSGESRLDEVVDKLVSGEMIHSTPLSAADAKALGLPISTDFPQEVHEFMKLFKPVKKNVEYVE; encoded by the coding sequence GTGGCCTTCGGGAGCTTATGGAGGAATAATCTGGCTACGCTTGAGAATACTACAATTAGTCTCTGGGATTTGATGACTCTCCTGTTTATACTTCTGTTTCTCTATGCAGTAATCTACCCACAGTCGCAGCTAAAGCAAATTCGCATGAGGCGCATGTCAAAACTGAGAGCTATGGAAAAACAACACGGCTGCAAAATACTCACAATGATCCACAGGCGAGAGGCAATTTCCGTTTTCGGGCTGCCTGTCTATCAGTACATAGATGAAGAAGATGCCGAGCAAATCCTGCGCTGGATAAGGCAATACCAGGATTACCCGCTTGAACTCATCCTGCACACTCCTGGCGGGCAGCTCCATGCCAGCATCCAGATTGCTCGTGCCCTAAGGCGGCACCCTAAAAACACAAGGGTTATTATCCCGCACTATTCAATGTCAGGAGGCACAATTATAGCCCTTGCTGCAAACGAAATCGTGATGGATAAAGATGCCGTTATCGGACCTATAGATCCTCAGATAGGAGATTTCATGCGCGGGACATTCCCCGCCGCTTCCTGGATCTATGCAGCAGAAACAAAAAAAGAAAAAGCTGACGACGCTACCCTTGTTATGAGCGACATCTCCAGAAAAGCCCTTAAGCTAACCAGGGACGTCGCAAAAGAGCTTCTCGAAGGCAAAATCCAGCCAGGTCCCTCTGGTGAAAGCAGGCTCGATGAAGTGGTCGATAAACTGGTCAGCGGGGAAATGATCCACAGCACTCCTCTCTCAGCTGCTGATGCAAAAGCCCTGGGACTTCCTATAAGCACAGATTTTCCTCAAGAGGTGCATGAGTTCATGAAACTTTTCAAGCCTGTAAAAAAGAACGTGGAATATGTTGAATGA
- the sugE gene encoding quaternary ammonium compound efflux SMR transporter SugE has translation MEWFFLFIAGLFEAAWAIGLKYTDGFTRLYPSIFTVVCMILSFYFLSQSLKTLPIGTSYAIWTGIGVIGTTVLGSLLFNESLELARVFCIFLIFSGIVGLRLISQ, from the coding sequence ATGGAATGGTTTTTTCTTTTTATCGCGGGGCTTTTTGAGGCTGCCTGGGCAATCGGGCTGAAATATACTGACGGTTTCACACGGCTTTATCCCAGTATTTTTACCGTTGTTTGCATGATTCTTAGCTTTTATTTCCTGTCCCAGTCCCTGAAAACCTTGCCAATAGGAACCAGCTACGCAATCTGGACCGGAATAGGAGTTATTGGCACCACTGTTTTAGGATCTCTGCTCTTTAACGAGTCCCTGGAGCTTGCCAGAGTTTTCTGTATTTTTCTGATCTTCTCAGGAATAGTCGGACTCAGGCTGATTTCTCAATAA
- a CDS encoding HD domain-containing protein produces MSVTDGSSKSGYSEKAFSSEPLRLEDLFHVYGIERSHADNVARNALELFDILSSVHGLRPEMRKLVEIAALVHDIGAAKDFENHHKAGRLILLQHPPSEVPERLWPVIYWTAFLHKKRIGNEKLEKLKGKEFGKMPEDLQQLTLRVAALVRLADALDYSRMESRLGKVTFGKRSIRFKIEGQGAVIDADRIEKKGDLWHLLYDTRLEFKPAPKR; encoded by the coding sequence TTGAGTGTAACTGACGGATCTTCAAAATCTGGCTATTCGGAGAAAGCCTTTTCGTCTGAGCCTCTGCGTTTAGAAGATCTTTTCCATGTTTATGGAATTGAACGCAGCCACGCCGATAATGTGGCAAGGAATGCTCTTGAGCTTTTTGATATCCTTAGTTCTGTTCATGGACTGCGTCCTGAGATGAGAAAGCTTGTAGAGATAGCGGCGCTTGTTCATGATATAGGCGCGGCTAAGGATTTTGAGAATCATCATAAAGCAGGAAGACTTATTCTGCTCCAGCACCCGCCATCGGAAGTGCCTGAAAGGCTGTGGCCAGTCATTTACTGGACGGCTTTCCTGCATAAAAAAAGGATTGGAAATGAAAAACTTGAGAAGCTTAAAGGAAAGGAATTCGGAAAAATGCCAGAAGATCTTCAGCAGCTTACCTTGAGAGTGGCTGCCCTTGTCAGGCTTGCTGATGCCCTTGATTACAGCAGGATGGAAAGCAGGCTCGGAAAAGTTACATTCGGGAAGCGCAGTATAAGGTTCAAGATTGAGGGACAGGGAGCTGTAATCGATGCGGATAGAATTGAAAAAAAAGGCGATCTCTGGCACCTTCTTTACGACACCAGACTTGAGTTCAAGCCTGCACCGAAGAGATAA
- a CDS encoding SagB/ThcOx family dehydrogenase has product MGINLGNQSPGDMPMKLRLPGPEVSGISQIEELIAKRRSVRNYKDKKLSESVISRLLWAAQGVSSETGLRTSPSAGALYPLEVHLVIGESGELEPGVYRYVPEDHTLVQEISGDIREKLSKAALSQPMIKNAPASIVISAVYARITSRYGNRGIRYTHMEAGHAAQNVYLLGMELGIGTCAVGAFKDEEVRSVLKLPANQEPLYILPLGYI; this is encoded by the coding sequence ATGGGAATAAATCTTGGAAACCAGAGCCCTGGAGACATGCCTATGAAACTCAGGCTGCCCGGGCCTGAGGTTTCGGGAATTAGCCAGATTGAAGAGCTCATTGCAAAGCGTAGATCCGTACGAAATTATAAAGACAAAAAACTCTCCGAGTCTGTGATTTCTCGTCTGCTCTGGGCAGCTCAGGGCGTAAGTTCGGAGACCGGCTTAAGAACCTCGCCTTCTGCAGGCGCGCTTTACCCGCTAGAAGTTCATCTCGTTATAGGAGAAAGCGGTGAGCTTGAGCCCGGGGTTTACAGGTACGTTCCTGAAGACCATACCCTTGTTCAGGAAATCTCGGGGGATATAAGGGAGAAGCTTTCAAAAGCTGCACTCTCCCAGCCCATGATTAAGAATGCTCCTGCTTCAATTGTAATCTCTGCAGTCTATGCACGGATAACGAGCAGATACGGAAATAGAGGTATTCGTTATACCCATATGGAAGCTGGGCATGCTGCCCAGAATGTATACCTCCTTGGAATGGAACTTGGGATAGGAACCTGTGCAGTAGGGGCTTTTAAAGATGAGGAGGTAAGAAGTGTGCTTAAGTTGCCGGCAAACCAGGAGCCTCTCTATATACTGCCCCTGGGTTACATATGA
- a CDS encoding DUF790 family protein, translated as MLTSDLLVTRISGGKIKPVYAAFNPENLELARLLIETFEQHVGKTYGDLLAELEGYEEMNYRFIRGLSQLLGRRAVIETDAAIDPFLARETVFEACRGMALSRAEREEALQKAAKKLSISTEELEKALWADLEENQVVRSFLPLSPAELLQQYNISLTQTLLFRAIDLDIWTKGDFQNLLWRIHRLGLMYSLEDTEESKGEIDKGKERSEGEPGGKKEGLRAVHLHLDGPASLFRVSERYGNSFAKIFPVLLKSKGWKLRAGILHKGFRGKRILEFTLDDSEEAFKVMPEAAPTPGVLPPEIQIKEEKGEYQAGTEEIEAEEVAYDSKLEQMFGSLSLGSWEIIREPTILKAGRHAFVPDFALQRNGIKVYLEIVGFWTPEYLENKVKKLRQVKKPVILLIDRKLKCSEKDFPSQEVIFFDKKIPANEVMKILRRYEEKKLSEDRSKLGEIELSLSGELINLEEIAAEKGVLPDALKGVVADRLALGKYQDYVLLENYLIHRQLLERIDKEFEKPGAVETYADAVKVFETFGLDRSLYYPVLEQLGYKVIWAGLSEESAKVKKADD; from the coding sequence CTGCTTACATCTGACCTGCTTGTAACCCGCATTTCCGGAGGGAAAATAAAGCCTGTATATGCAGCTTTTAATCCAGAAAACCTGGAACTTGCAAGGCTCCTGATAGAGACTTTTGAGCAGCATGTCGGAAAAACTTATGGCGATCTCCTTGCCGAACTTGAGGGCTATGAGGAGATGAATTATCGTTTTATAAGAGGGCTTTCCCAGCTGCTTGGAAGGCGGGCAGTGATCGAAACGGATGCAGCTATTGATCCATTTCTTGCAAGGGAAACGGTTTTTGAAGCCTGTAGAGGCATGGCACTTTCTCGTGCCGAGAGAGAAGAGGCTCTGCAAAAAGCCGCAAAAAAACTTTCAATTTCGACCGAGGAACTCGAAAAAGCACTATGGGCTGACCTTGAGGAAAATCAGGTCGTAAGAAGCTTTCTTCCCCTTTCACCCGCAGAACTTCTCCAACAGTACAATATTTCTCTGACACAGACCCTCCTTTTTCGTGCAATTGATCTTGACATCTGGACTAAAGGCGATTTTCAGAACTTGCTCTGGAGAATCCACCGCCTGGGGCTAATGTACTCCCTTGAAGATACTGAAGAGTCAAAAGGCGAAATTGATAAGGGAAAAGAAAGATCTGAAGGAGAGCCCGGTGGAAAAAAAGAGGGATTAAGAGCGGTTCACCTGCACCTTGACGGGCCAGCCTCTCTTTTTCGGGTCTCTGAACGCTATGGGAATTCCTTTGCAAAAATCTTTCCTGTCCTGCTAAAATCAAAAGGCTGGAAGCTCAGGGCTGGCATTCTTCACAAAGGTTTCCGGGGAAAGCGAATTCTGGAGTTTACTCTTGATGATTCGGAAGAAGCGTTCAAAGTTATGCCTGAGGCAGCTCCGACCCCTGGGGTTCTCCCTCCAGAAATTCAGATTAAAGAAGAAAAAGGAGAATACCAGGCTGGAACTGAAGAAATCGAAGCTGAAGAGGTAGCCTATGACAGCAAGCTTGAACAGATGTTCGGCAGCCTCAGTCTTGGAAGCTGGGAGATAATAAGGGAACCGACAATTCTTAAAGCCGGAAGACATGCTTTTGTCCCTGACTTTGCCCTGCAGCGGAATGGTATAAAGGTATATCTTGAAATTGTGGGGTTCTGGACACCGGAATACCTTGAAAACAAGGTTAAGAAACTCAGGCAAGTGAAAAAGCCTGTAATTCTCCTGATTGACAGGAAACTCAAGTGTTCTGAAAAAGATTTTCCCTCGCAGGAAGTTATTTTCTTTGATAAAAAAATCCCGGCAAACGAGGTCATGAAGATACTTCGAAGGTACGAGGAAAAAAAGCTTTCAGAAGACCGCTCGAAACTTGGGGAAATAGAACTTTCGCTTTCAGGTGAACTTATAAACCTTGAAGAAATTGCAGCCGAAAAAGGAGTACTGCCTGATGCCCTAAAAGGAGTGGTCGCAGACAGGCTTGCGTTAGGAAAATATCAGGATTACGTGCTCCTTGAAAATTACTTAATTCACAGGCAGCTATTGGAAAGAATTGATAAGGAGTTTGAAAAGCCAGGTGCAGTAGAGACATATGCCGACGCAGTAAAAGTTTTTGAGACTTTCGGGCTTGATCGCAGCCTTTACTATCCTGTGCTCGAGCAGCTCGGGTATAAGGTTATCTGGGCAGGGTTGAGTGAAGAGAGTGCGAAGGTGAAAAAAGCCGATGATTAA
- a CDS encoding DEAD/DEAH box helicase, which produces MIKISFNQGTLLIEGNVRVPNSVWDERSGSFRALALYYRDIINYLKNSKIPFKDEVLDLLPCPDLAAAYEASGKKLKLRDYQAEALVSWGENDRWGVIVLPTGSGKTLVGIRAIAGCNTPTLVVAPTLDLLEQWRRQLEEAFSMEIGKLGGGEKKILPITVSTYDSAYIYAETLGNRFGLLIFDEVHHLPAPGYRSIAEFSAAPYRLGLTATYEREDELHSELNRLVGGKVYEKHVSELAGGHLAPYRIKRVAAVLTDEERKKYDEYHSIYVDYLRKTGIVIRGPRDFQKLVMKSGRDPKARRALLARNAARDLAFNTDSKIEKLKEILKAHTEDRIFIFTEHNRLVHRISREFLIPAITYRTSAKERNSILEKFRKGEYRAVVTSKVLDEGIDVPEANIGIIASGTGSKLAYIQRLGRILRKKEGKEAILYEIITVETTEAETARRRKEAISIRKKAEKSGRESGMKKEKNPGGGSPAYI; this is translated from the coding sequence ATGATTAAAATTAGTTTCAATCAGGGAACGCTTCTTATAGAGGGAAATGTGAGAGTTCCTAATTCAGTCTGGGATGAAAGAAGCGGAAGTTTCAGGGCTCTTGCCCTTTATTACAGAGATATAATAAATTATCTGAAAAATTCAAAAATTCCTTTTAAAGATGAAGTACTTGACCTTCTTCCCTGTCCTGATCTGGCAGCAGCATACGAAGCTTCGGGAAAGAAACTTAAGTTAAGGGATTACCAGGCTGAGGCTCTCGTGTCCTGGGGGGAAAACGATAGATGGGGAGTGATCGTCCTGCCGACAGGTAGTGGAAAAACTCTTGTTGGGATTCGAGCAATTGCAGGCTGCAATACTCCTACCCTTGTTGTTGCTCCAACGCTTGATCTGCTCGAACAGTGGAGAAGACAACTTGAAGAAGCTTTTTCTATGGAAATCGGAAAGCTTGGAGGCGGGGAGAAGAAAATTCTTCCAATAACGGTTTCCACATATGATTCTGCTTATATCTATGCCGAAACCCTTGGGAACAGGTTCGGTCTGCTTATTTTTGACGAGGTTCACCACCTGCCTGCACCTGGGTACAGAAGCATTGCCGAGTTTTCCGCAGCGCCCTACAGGCTTGGGCTGACTGCTACTTACGAACGTGAAGATGAGTTGCATTCAGAGTTGAACAGGCTTGTAGGGGGAAAAGTTTACGAAAAGCATGTTTCGGAACTTGCAGGCGGTCATCTCGCCCCTTACAGAATTAAGCGTGTAGCTGCTGTACTCACGGATGAGGAGAGGAAGAAATACGATGAATACCATTCCATCTATGTCGATTATCTCAGGAAGACCGGGATAGTAATCCGGGGACCAAGGGATTTTCAGAAGCTGGTTATGAAAAGCGGAAGAGACCCAAAAGCCAGGAGAGCCCTTCTTGCAAGAAACGCTGCAAGAGACCTTGCTTTTAATACCGATTCAAAAATTGAAAAGTTAAAAGAGATCTTGAAAGCACATACGGAAGACAGAATATTCATTTTTACGGAGCATAACCGGCTTGTTCACCGGATTTCCAGGGAATTTCTTATTCCTGCAATTACTTACAGAACATCTGCAAAAGAGAGAAATTCTATCCTCGAGAAATTCAGGAAAGGGGAGTACAGAGCTGTAGTCACCTCAAAGGTACTTGACGAGGGCATTGATGTTCCTGAGGCAAACATAGGAATTATAGCCAGCGGGACAGGGAGCAAATTAGCGTATATACAGCGCCTCGGAAGGATTCTCAGGAAAAAGGAAGGAAAAGAAGCCATACTTTATGAAATAATAACCGTAGAAACGACTGAGGCTGAAACTGCAAGGAGGAGAAAGGAAGCTATTTCAATCCGAAAAAAAGCTGAAAAATCAGGAAGGGAAAGCGGAATGAAAAAAGAAAAAAATCCTGGAGGCGGATCACCTGCTTACATCTGA
- a CDS encoding histidine phosphatase family protein yields the protein MGVLILVRHGEPGLKPDDRLAGWVDVPLSRKGIEEALECAEELGRFELDLAFASNLVRTQETLFIILSGQKKTGVVVHEGSGDGDSTGKVDWYSYPEKLGKKLIPIYLTPALNERYYGRLQGRKKQKMEEKYGAEKLASWRWNFEPGPPEGESLKAVYERAVPYFKEKILPAVKAGKKVLVCAHQSSLRALVKYIEGISDEDIRDVRFSTSELAIYIYSDGKLIRENSEISPELKRNI from the coding sequence ATGGGTGTTCTTATACTTGTCAGGCATGGAGAACCCGGCTTAAAGCCTGATGACAGGCTTGCCGGCTGGGTAGATGTTCCTCTCAGCAGGAAGGGGATTGAAGAAGCTCTTGAGTGTGCAGAAGAGCTTGGAAGGTTTGAGCTGGACCTTGCTTTTGCCTCAAACCTCGTCCGGACACAGGAAACTCTTTTCATAATACTGTCCGGGCAGAAGAAGACAGGAGTTGTTGTCCACGAAGGGTCAGGCGATGGAGATAGTACAGGGAAAGTAGACTGGTATTCGTATCCTGAAAAGCTCGGTAAAAAGCTTATCCCGATTTATTTAACGCCTGCTTTAAACGAACGTTACTACGGAAGGCTTCAGGGCAGGAAAAAACAGAAAATGGAAGAGAAATATGGAGCAGAGAAGCTTGCCTCCTGGCGGTGGAACTTTGAGCCTGGCCCGCCTGAAGGAGAAAGCCTCAAAGCTGTATATGAACGTGCAGTGCCATATTTCAAAGAGAAAATCCTGCCTGCTGTAAAGGCAGGAAAAAAAGTTCTGGTCTGCGCTCACCAGAGCAGCTTGAGAGCTCTGGTTAAATATATAGAAGGGATTTCTGATGAGGATATCAGGGATGTCAGGTTCTCAACAAGCGAGCTTGCAATATACATTTACTCTGATGGCAAGCTAATACGTGAAAACTCCGAGATTAGCCCTGAGCTTAAAAGGAACATCTGA